In Helianthus annuus cultivar XRQ/B chromosome 9, HanXRQr2.0-SUNRISE, whole genome shotgun sequence, the following are encoded in one genomic region:
- the LOC110878726 gene encoding mevalonate kinase — protein MEVRARAPGKIILAGEHAVVHGSAAVAASIGLYTSVSVRLSSPNDNDDTLTLHLMDVDLEFSWPIGRIKEMLPDSVNNDASSPATCCEETTKFILTALKDFKIPDAKIGIASGVIAFLWLYTSILGNKAAKVIVSSELPLGAGLGSSAAFCVSLSGALLALSDSVQVDFDQEGWVSFGEKDQQLANRWAFEGEKIIHGKPSGIDNTVSIFGNMIKFKSGVLTCIKSNMTLKMLITNTKVGRNTKALVAGVSERKNRHPDAMTSVFTAVEFISNEFASIIQSTSCSDDEVVEKEHRIRELMEMNQGLLQCMGVSHASIETVLQTTCKYQLTSKLTGAGGGGCVLTLLPALLSATVIDKVIRELEQCGFQCLIAEIGGNGLECRFDGRS, from the exons ATGGAGGTTAGAGCCAGAGCTCCTGGAAAGATCATTCTCGCCGGAGAACACGCCGTCGTTCATGGATCCGCCGCCGTCGCCGCCTCCATCGGCTTATATACATCCGTCTCTGTTCGTTTATCTTCACCTAACG aCAATGATGATACCTTGACACTCCATCTCATGGATGTGGACCTAGAATTTTCATGGCCTATTGGAAGAATCAAAGAGATGTTACCAGACTCGGTCAATAATGACGCATCCTCACCCGCAACATGTTGTGAAGAGACCACCAAATTCATTTTAACTGCACTTAAAGATTTTAAAATTCCAGATGCAAAAATTGGTATCGCCTCCGGAGTTATTGCTTTTCTCTGGTTATACACCTCTATTCTAGG GAATAAAGCAGCAAAGGTTATTGTTTCGTCAGAGCTTCCTTTGGGTGCAGGATTGGGGTCATCTGCAGCGTTCTGTGTTTCACTCTCGGGTGCCTTGTTGGCTTTATCAGATTCTGTACAAGTTGACTTTGACCAAGAGGGTTGGGTTTCATTTGGAGAAAAAGACCAGCAATTGGCCAACAGATGGGCTTTTGAAGGCGAAAAGATCATTCACGGGAAGCCATCTGGTATAGACAATACCGTCAGCATATTTG GGAATATGATAAAGTTCAAATCTGGTGTTTTGACATGCATCAAATCCAATATGACACTTAAGATGCTAATCACCAACACAAAAGTCGGAAGAAACACAAAAGCGCTAGTTGCAGGTGTATCTGAACGTAAGAACAGGCATCCTGATGCTATGACATCTGTATTTACTGCTGTTGAATTTATCAGCAATGAATTCGCTTCAATAATCCAATCAACATCATGTTCTGACGATGAAGTTGTTGAGAAGGAACATAGAATTCGGGAGTTAATGGAAATGAATCAAGGTTTGCTCCAATGCATGGGAGTCAGCCATGCTTCCATTGAAACGGTGCTACAGACAACGTGTAAATATCAGTTAACTTCCAAATTGACAGGAGCGGGTGGAGGTGGATGTGTCTTAACTCTATTACCAGCAC TATTGTCTGCAACAGTTATTGACAAAGTAATCAGGGAGCTTGAGCAGTGCGGATTTCAGTGTTTGATTGCTGAAATTGGTGGAAACGGACTTGAATGTCGCTTTGACGGGCGGTCATAA